Proteins from a genomic interval of Flammeovirgaceae bacterium SG7u.111:
- a CDS encoding DinB family protein — protein sequence MTQSELIILNFTEIRRKSIILWNGLPESHYDWRPDKNAMSAIEMIRHVLEADYGWNIIVNQGDMTNYKSPWENRPFVSVDDELGFAKPYRERFLESVRRFSKEELDTIKIIHPGNGKEKVLGKYLLRIGYHESIHAGQFLSYLRTMGIKRPEIWD from the coding sequence ATGACCCAATCCGAACTCATAATTTTAAACTTTACAGAAATAAGGAGAAAAAGTATAATACTGTGGAATGGACTTCCCGAGAGCCATTACGATTGGAGACCTGACAAGAATGCAATGAGTGCGATAGAAATGATAAGGCACGTATTGGAAGCCGATTATGGATGGAACATTATTGTCAACCAAGGTGATATGACAAATTATAAATCACCTTGGGAAAACCGACCATTTGTAAGTGTGGATGATGAACTTGGATTTGCCAAACCCTATCGAGAAAGGTTCTTAGAAAGTGTTAGGCGGTTTTCGAAGGAAGAATTAGATACAATCAAAATTATTCATCCAGGCAATGGTAAAGAGAAAGTACTTGGAAAATATTTATTGCGGATCGGGTATCACGAATCTATCCACGCAGGACAATTCCTTTCATATTTAAGAACAATGGGGATTAAACGCCCAGAAATATGGGACTGA